In Sphingomonas sp. G-3-2-10, a single window of DNA contains:
- the trmFO gene encoding methylenetetrahydrofolate--tRNA-(uracil(54)-C(5))-methyltransferase (FADH(2)-oxidizing) TrmFO, whose translation MTHDIHIIGGGLAGSEAAWQLAQAGFKVRLSEMRGSGSMTPAHQSDRLAELVCSNSFRSDDAERNAVGLLHQEMRDLGSLIMAQGDVHKVPAGSALAVDRDGFADGVTAALAAHPNITIVRERIDTLPESGLTIVATGPLTGELLAGSIASATGKDQLAFFDAIAPIVHFESIDMEKAWFQSRWNKGSGKDYINCAMDKDQYLAFHAGLMAGEKTEFREWENVPYFEGCMPIEVMAERGVDTLRFGPMKGVGLDRPDTGRWPYACVQLRQDNASGTLWNMVGFQTKLKYAEQVALFRTIPGLENAEFARLGGLHRNTFIKSPELLDPTLRLKSAPHIRFAGQITGCEGYVESSAIGLMAGRFAAAELKGETLASPPMETALGALLTHITGAAEAETYQPMNVNFGLFPPIPGRSKKADRKLMYTSRAREAFAGWVRA comes from the coding sequence ATGACTCACGACATCCATATCATCGGCGGCGGTCTCGCCGGATCCGAAGCTGCGTGGCAGCTCGCGCAGGCGGGCTTCAAGGTCCGCCTTTCCGAAATGCGCGGCAGCGGCAGCATGACGCCGGCGCACCAGAGCGATCGCCTCGCCGAACTCGTCTGCTCGAACAGCTTCCGCAGCGACGATGCAGAGCGCAACGCGGTGGGCCTGCTCCATCAGGAGATGCGCGACCTCGGCTCGCTGATCATGGCGCAGGGCGACGTGCACAAGGTGCCGGCGGGCTCGGCGCTGGCCGTCGATCGCGACGGATTCGCCGATGGCGTCACGGCGGCACTGGCCGCGCATCCGAACATCACCATCGTCCGCGAACGGATCGACACGCTGCCCGAAAGCGGCCTTACCATCGTCGCCACCGGTCCGCTGACCGGCGAGTTGCTGGCAGGCAGCATCGCGAGCGCAACGGGCAAGGATCAGCTTGCCTTTTTCGACGCAATCGCTCCGATCGTCCATTTCGAGAGCATCGACATGGAGAAGGCGTGGTTTCAGTCGCGCTGGAACAAGGGCAGCGGCAAGGACTACATCAACTGCGCGATGGACAAGGACCAATATCTGGCCTTCCACGCCGGGCTGATGGCGGGCGAGAAGACCGAGTTCCGCGAGTGGGAGAATGTCCCCTATTTCGAAGGCTGTATGCCGATCGAGGTGATGGCCGAGCGCGGCGTGGACACGCTGCGCTTCGGGCCGATGAAGGGCGTGGGCCTCGACCGCCCCGACACTGGGCGCTGGCCCTATGCCTGCGTCCAGCTGCGGCAGGACAATGCCAGCGGCACGCTATGGAACATGGTCGGCTTCCAGACCAAACTCAAATATGCTGAGCAAGTCGCTCTGTTCAGGACGATTCCTGGACTTGAGAATGCCGAGTTCGCGCGATTGGGCGGGCTGCATCGCAACACCTTCATCAAGTCGCCCGAACTGCTCGATCCGACGCTGCGGCTGAAGAGCGCCCCGCATATCCGTTTCGCCGGGCAGATCACCGGATGCGAAGGCTATGTCGAAAGCTCCGCGATCGGACTGATGGCGGGGCGCTTCGCCGCCGCCGAACTGAAGGGCGAAACGCTGGCGTCACCGCCAATGGAAACTGCGCTGGGCGCGCTGCTGACCCACATCACCGGCGCGGCGGAGGCCGAGACCTATCAGCCGATGAACGTCAATTTCGGCCTGTTCCCGCCAATCCCCGGCCGGAGCAAGAAGGCCGACCGCAAGCTGATGTACACATCGCGGGCACGCGAGGCATTTGCGGGGTGGGTGCGCGCCTGA
- a CDS encoding EF-hand domain-containing protein has product MWRYFAGGAGALVLAFAAMFLFRSNAASEPKTPPPPAAVAGEVQEELPAEAPRASDRTREQKRFDRLDKDKNDAISRDEYLNLRRRAFAKLDTNGDGKLGFDEWAVRTTGKFAGADKDKSGALTRAEFATTAPKPRAAKPKCACPKPAGKTAARAPAEDEGEAEE; this is encoded by the coding sequence ATGTGGCGCTATTTCGCAGGTGGGGCGGGTGCATTGGTGCTGGCGTTCGCCGCGATGTTCCTGTTCCGGAGCAACGCGGCGTCCGAGCCGAAGACGCCACCTCCGCCTGCCGCCGTTGCGGGTGAGGTTCAGGAGGAACTGCCCGCCGAAGCCCCGCGCGCCAGCGATCGGACGCGCGAGCAGAAACGGTTCGACCGGCTCGACAAAGACAAGAACGACGCGATCAGCCGCGACGAATATCTCAACCTGCGCCGCCGCGCCTTCGCCAAGCTCGACACCAATGGCGATGGCAAGCTGGGCTTCGATGAATGGGCGGTGCGCACCACGGGCAAGTTCGCGGGGGCGGACAAGGACAAGTCGGGCGCGCTGACGCGGGCCGAGTTTGCGACGACTGCGCCCAAGCCGCGCGCGGCGAAGCCTAAATGCGCGTGTCCTAAGCCTGCGGGCAAGACAGCCGCACGGGCGCCTGCCGAAGACGAGGGCGAAGCGGAAGAATAG
- a CDS encoding squalene/phytoene synthase family protein, giving the protein MTSPDPERALLLAYAPVTGRGALAALLALDDALAQLIQTTREPALGQIRLAWWRERLESLDVAPPPAEPVLQGLAAEVLPRGVRGADLTPIVDGWEMLIGETLDGVALKQFGEGRGALFVAAGAAMGGKGDPLVQAGQGWALADLARHLGSESEADAARTLARPLLHAATATRWSGRGRALGAMTLLALRDLDLSPGEAPPVGSPRRLLRLIWHRLSGR; this is encoded by the coding sequence ATGACGTCACCCGATCCCGAACGCGCGCTTTTGCTTGCTTACGCCCCCGTAACGGGGCGCGGCGCGCTCGCGGCTTTGCTGGCGCTCGACGACGCGCTGGCGCAACTGATCCAGACCACGCGCGAGCCGGCGCTGGGCCAGATCCGGCTGGCGTGGTGGCGTGAACGACTCGAGTCGCTCGACGTCGCGCCGCCGCCCGCCGAGCCGGTGTTGCAGGGGCTGGCGGCCGAAGTGCTGCCGCGCGGGGTGCGTGGCGCGGACCTCACCCCTATCGTTGATGGCTGGGAAATGCTGATCGGCGAAACCCTCGACGGGGTGGCCCTGAAGCAGTTCGGCGAGGGGCGCGGCGCGCTGTTCGTGGCTGCGGGCGCCGCGATGGGCGGGAAGGGCGATCCCCTGGTGCAGGCGGGGCAGGGCTGGGCGCTCGCCGATCTGGCGAGGCATCTGGGCAGCGAGAGCGAAGCCGATGCCGCGCGCACGCTGGCGCGCCCGCTGCTCCATGCCGCCACTGCGACGCGGTGGAGCGGGCGCGGGCGCGCATTGGGCGCGATGACGCTTCTGGCGCTGCGCGATCTCGACCTGTCGCCCGGCGAAGCCCCGCCGGTGGGCTCGCCGCGGCGACTATTGCGTCTGATTTGGCACCGATTGTCTGGCCGCTAG